The following coding sequences lie in one Carassius gibelio isolate Cgi1373 ecotype wild population from Czech Republic chromosome A17, carGib1.2-hapl.c, whole genome shotgun sequence genomic window:
- the LOC127933441 gene encoding uncharacterized protein LOC127933441 isoform X2, whose translation MLNGSREGLFELGRQLQQEGDSQAALHCFLSCLLGLTHVQSFHSLPNCLHQIAELYIDDKNYGKALQFIQAEKMFYEVALIELTSLQASTGSQEDGILGTPGCLSQEELSEQTSQAQDLERLAQLCIMSKRPHLALEYSGKATKIHQRAFGNDHPITARSLELLATVYAEIGKTEYTKSLGECVSTLSKRFSATESFSDALSSISQSHKDRHAELRHRKEPYIQQETPKTKVINEKLPTSILKRSHVEPDSSRKRKSERRVRFREPEITVHVYDTPQSHLHLALLTCLFLLLSALGLALYCTDRRRPQRACEELQTALAVYLLQLKKIVWACWIWLTMQ comes from the exons ATGCTGAACGGGAGCCGTGAGGGTTTGTTTGAACTGGGCAGGCAGCTCCAGCAGGAGGGAGACTCCCAAGCTGCTCTGCACTGCTTTTTGAGCTGCCTGCTGGGACTCACGCACGTGCAGAGCTTCCACTCGCTTCCCAACTGCCTGCATCAG ATTGCTGAACTCTACATTGACGACAAGAATT ATGGGAAAGCTCTGCAGTTCATTCAGGCGGAGAAGATGTTCTACGAAGTGGCATTGATCGAGCTCACCTCGCTGCAGGCCAGCACAG GGTCTCAGGAAGACGGAATACTGGGAACGCCGGGATGTCTGTCTCAAGAGGAGTTATCAGAACAGACTTCACAAGCCCAGGATCTTGAGAGACTGGCTCAGCTCTGCATCATGAGCAAAAG ACCCCATCTTGCTTTAGAATACAGTGGCAAG GCCACTAAAATCCACCAGAGGGCTTTTGGTAACGATCACCCCATCACAGCCCGGAGCCTGGAGCTGCTGGCCACTGTCTATGCTGAGATCGGCAAGACAGAATACACAA AATCATTGGGAGAGTGTGTGTCGACTCTTTCCAAAAGGTTCTCGGCCACCGAGTCATTCAGCGACGCTCTGAGTAGCATCTCTCAGAGCCATAAGGACAGACACGCTGAGCTGCGACACAGAAAAGAGCCATACATACAACAGGAAACTCCTAAAACCAAG GTCATAAATGAAAAACTGCCCACCTCTATTCTGAAAAGGTCCCATGTGGAGCCAGACTCATCCCGCAAGCGAAAAAGCGAGAGGCGGGTTCGCTTCAGAGAGCCGGAGATCACTGTTCATG TCTACGACACCCCCCAGAGTCATTTGCACCTGGCCCTGCTCACCTGCCTGTTCCTGCTTCTGTCTGCGCTGGGTCTGGCACTGTACTGCACGGACCGCCGGAGACCCCAGCGCGCCTGCGAAGAGCTGCAGACGGCGCTGGCTGTGTACCTGCTTCAGTTAAAAAAGATCGTTTGGGCCTGCTGGATCTGGCTGACCATGCAATGA
- the LOC127933441 gene encoding uncharacterized protein LOC127933441 isoform X1 → MLNGSREGLFELGRQLQQEGDSQAALHCFLSCLLGLTHVQSFHSLPNCLHQIAELYIDDKNYGKALQFIQAEKMFYEVALIELTSLQASTGSQEDGILGTPGCLSQEELSEQTSQAQDLERLAQLCIMSKRPHLALEYSGKATKIHQRAFGNDHPITARSLELLATVYAEIGKTEYTKSLGECVSTLSKRFSATESFSDALSSISQSHKDRHAELRHRKEPYIQQETPKTKVINEKLPTSILKRSHVEPDSSRKRKSERRVRFREPEITVHDIPYYECLGVYDTPQSHLHLALLTCLFLLLSALGLALYCTDRRRPQRACEELQTALAVYLLQLKKIVWACWIWLTMQ, encoded by the exons ATGCTGAACGGGAGCCGTGAGGGTTTGTTTGAACTGGGCAGGCAGCTCCAGCAGGAGGGAGACTCCCAAGCTGCTCTGCACTGCTTTTTGAGCTGCCTGCTGGGACTCACGCACGTGCAGAGCTTCCACTCGCTTCCCAACTGCCTGCATCAG ATTGCTGAACTCTACATTGACGACAAGAATT ATGGGAAAGCTCTGCAGTTCATTCAGGCGGAGAAGATGTTCTACGAAGTGGCATTGATCGAGCTCACCTCGCTGCAGGCCAGCACAG GGTCTCAGGAAGACGGAATACTGGGAACGCCGGGATGTCTGTCTCAAGAGGAGTTATCAGAACAGACTTCACAAGCCCAGGATCTTGAGAGACTGGCTCAGCTCTGCATCATGAGCAAAAG ACCCCATCTTGCTTTAGAATACAGTGGCAAG GCCACTAAAATCCACCAGAGGGCTTTTGGTAACGATCACCCCATCACAGCCCGGAGCCTGGAGCTGCTGGCCACTGTCTATGCTGAGATCGGCAAGACAGAATACACAA AATCATTGGGAGAGTGTGTGTCGACTCTTTCCAAAAGGTTCTCGGCCACCGAGTCATTCAGCGACGCTCTGAGTAGCATCTCTCAGAGCCATAAGGACAGACACGCTGAGCTGCGACACAGAAAAGAGCCATACATACAACAGGAAACTCCTAAAACCAAG GTCATAAATGAAAAACTGCCCACCTCTATTCTGAAAAGGTCCCATGTGGAGCCAGACTCATCCCGCAAGCGAAAAAGCGAGAGGCGGGTTCGCTTCAGAGAGCCGGAGATCACTGTTCATG ACATTCCGTACTATGAATGTTTAGGAG TCTACGACACCCCCCAGAGTCATTTGCACCTGGCCCTGCTCACCTGCCTGTTCCTGCTTCTGTCTGCGCTGGGTCTGGCACTGTACTGCACGGACCGCCGGAGACCCCAGCGCGCCTGCGAAGAGCTGCAGACGGCGCTGGCTGTGTACCTGCTTCAGTTAAAAAAGATCGTTTGGGCCTGCTGGATCTGGCTGACCATGCAATGA
- the LOC127933443 gene encoding transmembrane protein 179-like: protein MLLCCKVRVRSCSARDSSNRADSTALTKMPMDNFIFAQCILYFLAFVFSFIVIVPLSENTEDFRGKCLLFTRGMWQNENITVSKQRFIIEEWGPQSSCSFITAVGIASLVLSAVQAWRLLCFICKGHDDSIFSAFLNLLISTFVVFAVFLSSTIVSVGFNLWCDAITEGGSMPSSCEDLQDTDLELGLDNSAFYDQFAIAQFGLWAAWLAWLGITVVAFLKVYHNYRQEDLVDSLIHEREFLLGRLSRRRSDVVDEKCAMI, encoded by the exons ATGCTGCTCTGCTGCAAAGTGCGAGTGCGCAGCTGCAGCGCGCGCGACAGCTCGAACCGCGCTGACAGCACAGCTCTGACCAAAATGCCCATGGATAATTTCATATTCGCGCAATGCATCCTTTATTTTTTAGCCTTCGTCTTTAGCTTCATAGTTATAGTACCTCTGTCGGAGAACACGGAGGATTTTCGCGGGAAATGTCTGCTTTTCACGCGGGGGATGTGGCAGAACGAGAACATCACGGTGTCTAAGCAGCGCTTCATCATTGAGGAATGGGGACCACAGTCTTCCTGCAGCTTCATCACCGCCGTCGGCATCGCGTCGCTCGTCCTGTCCGCCGTGCAAGCCTGGAGGCTGCTGTGCTTCATCTGCAAAGGCCACGATGA CTCGATCTTCAGTGCCTTCCTGAACCTGCTCATCAGCACGTTCGTAGTGTTTGCTGTGTTCCTGTCCAGTACAATAGTCAGTGTGGGATTCAATCTATGGTGTGATGCCATCACAGAAGGAGGCAGTATGCCCAGCAG CTGTGAGGATCTACAGGACACTGATCTTGAACTAGGGTTGGACAACTCTGCTTTTTATGACCAGTTTGCCATTGCACAG TTTGGGTTGTGGGCGGCCTGGCTGGCTTGGCTTGGCATCACCGTCGTGGCCTTTCTGAAGGTCTATCATAACTACCGTCAAGAGGATCTGGTCGACAGCTTGATCCACGAGAGAGAGTTCTTACTCGGACGCTTGTCACGCCGGCGCTCTGATGTGGTAGATGAGAAATGTGCCATGATATGA